One stretch of Saccharopolyspora erythraea DNA includes these proteins:
- a CDS encoding polyketide synthase produces MSTGRFAESEPLAIVGMSCRVPGGDDVDEFWETLLSGRTMMGPVPEERLVGYNAEVAGAGGLTAGLMPDADSFDAEFFDVGGRMAVWMDPQQRLLLETSWRALESAGIAPASLRGREVGVFVASSTSDFRDHMISTGALDRYSATGSVAAYLSNRISHHYDLRGPSITVDTACSSGLSALSLAASGLRAGDFDMAIVGASNVYGSGWLTAALAHMGALSPSGVCRPFSPDADGYVRGEGVLCFVIKRLGDALDSGDPVLAVIRGAAANHDGRAGGLVKTDARSQARLMRRTLAQGGIEPASLGYLEAHAPGTKLDEEELNGLRELLRDTDPARFAGPEGRLWIGTVKAVLGHLEGAAGAASLAKGVLVLLNGAIPAGAGILSMDNGFEVRDEQVDAGVVSWPGSPSPRRLGVSSFGIGGSNAHVVLEEAPAVAAPGGTWGSRPVPVPISATDPEALRRVATRLAEFLARPSAPELAATAWTLQTGRDHLASRAVVPARTLAELRDGLRRIAAGDDVAPDDDVRVRRWLDGGDIDWRPLWNRPPGRRVRLPGYPFRRTSLGIAPKRAARAAR; encoded by the coding sequence ATGAGCACTGGACGATTCGCGGAGTCCGAGCCGTTGGCGATCGTGGGCATGTCGTGCCGGGTTCCCGGCGGCGATGACGTCGACGAGTTCTGGGAGACGCTGCTGAGCGGGCGCACGATGATGGGCCCGGTGCCCGAGGAGCGCCTGGTCGGCTACAACGCCGAGGTGGCCGGGGCGGGCGGGCTCACCGCGGGGCTGATGCCCGACGCGGACTCCTTCGACGCCGAGTTCTTCGACGTCGGCGGCCGGATGGCGGTGTGGATGGACCCGCAGCAGCGCCTGCTGCTGGAGACCAGCTGGCGCGCGCTGGAGTCGGCGGGCATCGCGCCCGCGAGCCTGCGCGGCCGGGAGGTCGGCGTGTTCGTCGCCTCGTCGACCAGCGACTTCCGCGACCACATGATCAGCACCGGCGCGCTCGACCGCTACTCGGCGACCGGCAGCGTCGCCGCCTACCTGTCGAACCGCATCTCGCACCACTACGACCTGCGCGGCCCCAGCATCACCGTGGACACGGCGTGCTCCAGCGGGCTGAGCGCGTTGTCGCTGGCCGCGTCGGGACTGCGCGCGGGCGACTTCGACATGGCCATCGTCGGCGCGTCCAACGTCTACGGGTCGGGCTGGCTCACCGCCGCGCTGGCACACATGGGAGCGCTGTCGCCGTCGGGCGTCTGCCGGCCGTTCTCCCCCGACGCCGACGGGTACGTGCGCGGCGAGGGTGTGCTGTGCTTCGTCATCAAGCGGCTCGGCGACGCGCTCGACTCCGGCGACCCGGTGCTCGCGGTCATCCGGGGCGCGGCGGCCAACCACGACGGCCGGGCGGGCGGGCTGGTCAAGACCGACGCGCGCTCGCAGGCCAGGCTGATGCGGCGAACGCTCGCGCAGGGCGGGATAGAGCCCGCCTCGCTGGGCTACCTCGAGGCGCACGCCCCCGGCACCAAGCTGGACGAGGAGGAGCTCAACGGTCTGCGGGAGCTGTTGCGGGACACCGATCCGGCACGCTTCGCCGGCCCCGAAGGCAGGCTCTGGATCGGCACGGTCAAGGCGGTGCTCGGGCACCTGGAAGGTGCGGCGGGAGCGGCCAGCCTCGCCAAGGGCGTGCTGGTCCTGCTCAACGGCGCGATCCCGGCCGGTGCGGGAATCCTCAGCATGGACAACGGTTTCGAGGTCCGCGACGAGCAGGTGGACGCGGGTGTCGTGTCCTGGCCCGGGTCGCCGAGCCCGCGGCGGCTCGGGGTGAGCTCGTTCGGCATCGGCGGCTCCAACGCCCACGTCGTGCTGGAGGAAGCCCCGGCCGTCGCGGCGCCCGGCGGGACGTGGGGCTCCCGGCCGGTCCCGGTGCCGATCAGCGCGACCGACCCCGAGGCGCTGCGACGCGTCGCGACCCGGCTGGCGGAGTTCCTGGCCAGGCCGTCGGCGCCCGAGCTGGCGGCGACGGCCTGGACCTTGCAGACCGGCCGCGACCACCTCGCGTCGCGTGCCGTCGTCCCCGCGCGCACGCTCGCGGAGCTGCGCGACGGGCTCCGGCGGATCGCGGCGGGCGACGACGTCGCGCCGGACGACGACGTCCGGGTCCGCAGGTGGCTGGACGGCGGCGACATCGACTGGCGCCCGCTGTGGAACCGCCCGCCCGGCCGCCGGGTCCGGCTCCCCGGCTACCCGTTCCGCCGCACGTCGCTCGGCATCGCACCGAAGCGCGCGGCACGCGCGGCGCGATGA
- a CDS encoding beta-ketoacyl synthase N-terminal-like domain-containing protein translates to MNEVVVTGVGVLNSLACDPDSYAAALAAGRSGVRSADVAAEARTSVGAWLDGFSVSGWAGRHLRDAPDADRLAAVSRRAALPARTAACAALAAVRHARLAAEQRGAAALIVAGNNLALEYHADVLHRFRERPGSLRPSHALTHLDTDVVGVVSEVTGIAGEGWTAGAASASGTLAVILGARMVAAGETDTCLVVAPVSELSAAELRAFHDSGAMAGSHGTDEPWQVCRPFDAQRRGFVYGQGAAAVVLESRERAERRGARRMAGIAGWGQRLDARRGTEPDPAGQAAAMRAALASAGVEPAAVDYVNAHGTGSVVGDAAEARALSDVFGPGNRPLVNSTKPLVGHCLASAGLQELVATVLQLRGGFAHPNPNLTEPIDPALALVGRTARRTSLRVALSNSVAFGGINAALVVRR, encoded by the coding sequence ATGAACGAGGTGGTGGTCACCGGCGTCGGCGTGCTCAACTCCCTCGCCTGCGACCCGGACTCCTACGCCGCCGCGCTGGCGGCCGGGCGCAGCGGAGTGCGCTCCGCCGACGTAGCGGCCGAAGCCAGGACGTCGGTCGGTGCCTGGCTCGACGGGTTCTCCGTCTCCGGCTGGGCCGGTCGGCACCTGCGCGACGCCCCGGACGCGGACCGGCTGGCGGCGGTGTCCCGCCGCGCCGCCCTGCCCGCGCGGACAGCGGCCTGCGCGGCGCTCGCGGCCGTCCGGCACGCACGGCTCGCGGCCGAGCAGCGCGGCGCCGCGGCGTTGATCGTCGCGGGCAACAACCTCGCGCTGGAGTACCACGCCGACGTCCTGCACCGGTTCCGCGAACGACCGGGCAGCCTGCGTCCGTCGCACGCGCTCACCCACCTCGACACCGACGTCGTGGGAGTGGTGAGCGAGGTGACCGGGATCGCCGGTGAGGGGTGGACGGCCGGCGCCGCCTCGGCCAGCGGCACGCTCGCGGTGATCCTCGGCGCCAGGATGGTCGCCGCGGGTGAGACGGACACCTGCCTGGTGGTGGCGCCGGTATCGGAGCTGTCGGCGGCCGAGCTGCGCGCCTTCCACGACAGCGGCGCCATGGCCGGCTCGCACGGCACCGACGAGCCCTGGCAGGTGTGCCGGCCGTTCGACGCGCAGCGGCGGGGGTTCGTCTACGGACAGGGCGCCGCGGCCGTGGTGCTGGAAAGCCGCGAGCGGGCCGAACGCCGGGGCGCGCGCCGGATGGCAGGCATCGCAGGATGGGGCCAGCGGCTCGACGCCCGCCGGGGCACCGAGCCGGACCCGGCGGGACAGGCGGCGGCGATGCGCGCCGCGCTGGCCTCCGCCGGAGTCGAACCGGCCGCCGTCGACTACGTCAACGCGCACGGCACCGGCTCGGTGGTGGGTGACGCCGCCGAAGCGCGTGCGCTCTCCGACGTGTTCGGCCCCGGCAACCGCCCGCTGGTCAACTCGACGAAGCCGTTGGTGGGGCACTGCCTGGCCTCGGCGGGACTGCAGGAACTGGTCGCCACGGTCCTGCAACTGCGCGGCGGGTTCGCCCACCCCAACCCCAACCTGACCGAACCGATCGATCCGGCGCTCGCGCTCGTCGGCCGGACCGCGCGTCGCACCTCGCTGCGCGTGGCGCTGTCCAACAGCGTGGCGTTCGGCGGGATCAACGCCGCGCTCGTCGTCCGCCGGTGA
- a CDS encoding quercetin 2,3-dioxygenase, translated as MPEGPKKDLLHVPASEGQSVWIGADIYTLKATKETTGGSLSLMEVSVPPGDGPPPHVHANEDEGIYVLAGELEFFTDGRTFLAGPGDFVFVPRGTVHALRNVGIHPGKTLTMYTPGGMDRYFAGVGTPAEPGVPPAPQMSPEQLQKAMELSQEYGLEVRLPEGGPQ; from the coding sequence GTGCCGGAAGGCCCGAAGAAGGATTTGCTGCACGTCCCCGCAAGCGAAGGGCAGTCGGTGTGGATCGGCGCCGACATCTACACGTTGAAGGCGACCAAGGAGACCACGGGCGGGTCGCTGAGCCTCATGGAGGTCTCGGTGCCGCCGGGAGACGGCCCGCCGCCGCACGTCCACGCCAACGAGGACGAGGGGATCTACGTCCTCGCCGGGGAGCTGGAGTTCTTCACCGACGGCCGCACGTTCCTGGCCGGCCCCGGTGACTTCGTGTTCGTGCCCCGCGGCACCGTGCACGCGCTGCGCAACGTCGGCATCCATCCCGGCAAGACGCTGACCATGTACACCCCCGGTGGCATGGACCGCTACTTCGCCGGGGTCGGCACGCCCGCCGAGCCCGGTGTGCCGCCCGCGCCGCAGATGTCCCCCGAACAGCTCCAGAAGGCGATGGAGCTCTCCCAGGAATACGGCCTGGAGGTACGGCTCCCCGAGGGCGGGCCGCAGTAG
- a CDS encoding TetR/AcrR family transcriptional regulator, with amino-acid sequence MNTSNPAAGRAPAGGGRETARRARTRERLLDAAYRQFCEHGINGTSIEAITDDAGYTRGAFYSNFASKEELFLALTERENRLRLETLRDRFDEVVAPLGRVSGKPDPELIEGAIADILAVQPDNRQWCLLNSEFKLLAMRDPQVAPRFLESVRTFQQELAAMVDAALASVGLRFSVDSGHLTRLLLDHFESAMQEAILAGAEDAERAVRDNVMRTLPSLVHSLTEVRPAGS; translated from the coding sequence TTGAACACGAGCAATCCGGCCGCGGGAAGGGCTCCCGCAGGCGGCGGGCGGGAGACCGCGCGCCGGGCCAGGACGCGCGAGCGGCTGCTCGACGCCGCCTACCGGCAGTTCTGCGAGCACGGCATCAACGGCACCTCTATCGAGGCGATCACCGACGACGCCGGGTACACCCGCGGCGCGTTCTACTCGAACTTCGCCAGCAAGGAGGAGCTGTTCCTCGCCCTGACCGAGCGGGAGAACCGGCTGCGGCTGGAGACCCTGCGCGACCGGTTCGACGAGGTGGTCGCGCCGCTGGGCAGGGTGAGCGGCAAGCCCGATCCGGAGCTCATCGAGGGCGCGATCGCCGACATCCTGGCGGTCCAGCCGGACAACCGGCAGTGGTGCCTGCTCAACAGCGAGTTCAAGCTGCTGGCGATGCGCGATCCGCAGGTCGCCCCGCGGTTCCTGGAGAGCGTGCGGACCTTCCAGCAGGAGCTGGCCGCGATGGTCGACGCCGCGCTCGCCTCGGTGGGGCTGCGGTTCTCCGTCGACTCCGGACACCTGACCCGGCTGCTGCTGGACCACTTCGAGTCCGCGATGCAGGAGGCCATCCTCGCCGGCGCGGAGGACGCCGAGCGCGCGGTGCGCGACAACGTCATGCGCACGCTGCCGTCCCTGGTGCACAGCCTGACCGAGGTCCGTCCGGCCGGTTCCTGA
- a CDS encoding MMPL family transporter produces the protein MSSFLYSLGRRAFAARKTVLLIWLLVLAVAGGAAGLLNKGMDNSVTIPGTEAQQALDRLSVTFPQTSGASAQIIAVAPQGVRDAAVRAEVDRTVEELRNLDGAASIVSPYEENIGGTISENGRAGLIMIQLDGETSTIGQPTKDRIAQISHDLQQRLPAGSQASYGGPLFAQNFPGLSIIEALGLVVAIVVLMITLGSFLAAGMPLVNALVGVGVSMTLIFVATALGPITATTPLLSLMLGLAVGIDYALFIVSRHQQELAGGVSPHEAAARANATAGSAVIFAGLTVMIALFGLGVAGIPFLTTMGAAAAVGVGIAVLVSVTLMPALLGFAGDRLRPRPRKKRARRPGGGDRFFAGWVRAVTRFPLVTVLVVIGALGIATVPAAGLRLALPDAGALPSEDPARVTYDLVSEHFPKGFNGPLIVTGNIVTSTDPLGLMADLKAEIERLPGVADVPLATPNPTADTGIVQVIPEGSPDSEQTKQLVDEIRSLRGHFQQTYGIDISVTGFTAVGIDVSDKLGEALLPFGVVVVGLSLILLAMVFRSIAVPVKAALGYLLSIGASMGIVTLVFQDGWLAEALNVSRTGPVISFMPIVLMGVLFGLAMDYEVFLVTRMREEFVHTRDARGAVHSGFVSSAKVVTAAAVIMFAVFVAFVPEGDANLKPIALGLAVGVFVDAFVVRMTLVPAVLTLLGDKAWWMPRGLDRVLPSFDVEGEKLREELELRDWPRPGSDEAIACQGLRLVEPSTGAPLYSDVGFLVPRGGVHVVRGAGEPATTALLLTLSGRLKPDAGRLKVLGHVLPARASAVRSRVAYVDAGEGGAEAVRRALAENPEVLVLDRTDRVSDPATRREIRALLTGSRQTVVAGTTGLAEVSDVLPATASPTVAELRDGAAATPGVLSGAIR, from the coding sequence GTGTCCTCGTTCCTCTACTCACTCGGCCGCAGGGCCTTCGCCGCCCGCAAGACCGTGCTGTTGATTTGGCTGCTGGTGCTGGCCGTGGCCGGCGGCGCGGCGGGTCTGCTCAACAAGGGCATGGACAACTCGGTGACCATCCCCGGCACCGAGGCCCAGCAGGCGCTGGACCGGCTGTCGGTGACGTTCCCGCAGACCAGCGGCGCCTCAGCGCAGATCATCGCGGTGGCCCCGCAGGGCGTGCGGGACGCCGCCGTGCGCGCCGAGGTGGACCGCACCGTCGAGGAGCTCCGGAACCTCGACGGAGCAGCCTCGATCGTCTCCCCCTACGAGGAGAACATCGGCGGCACGATCAGCGAGAACGGCCGGGCCGGGCTGATCATGATCCAGCTCGACGGCGAGACCTCCACGATCGGCCAGCCCACCAAGGACCGCATCGCCCAGATCTCCCACGACCTCCAGCAGCGCCTGCCCGCGGGCTCGCAGGCCTCCTACGGCGGGCCGCTGTTCGCGCAGAACTTCCCGGGCCTGAGCATCATCGAGGCACTGGGTCTGGTGGTCGCGATCGTGGTGCTGATGATCACCCTGGGCTCGTTCCTGGCGGCCGGGATGCCACTGGTGAACGCACTGGTCGGGGTCGGCGTGTCGATGACGCTGATCTTCGTCGCGACCGCGCTGGGACCGATCACCGCCACGACACCGCTGCTGTCGCTGATGCTGGGCCTGGCCGTGGGCATCGACTACGCGCTGTTCATCGTCTCGCGCCACCAACAGGAACTCGCCGGGGGCGTGAGCCCGCACGAGGCCGCCGCGCGGGCCAACGCCACCGCGGGCTCGGCGGTGATCTTCGCCGGGCTGACGGTCATGATCGCGCTCTTCGGGCTCGGTGTCGCCGGAATCCCGTTCCTGACCACGATGGGCGCCGCGGCCGCCGTCGGCGTCGGCATCGCGGTGCTGGTGTCGGTGACGCTCATGCCCGCGCTGCTGGGCTTCGCGGGCGACCGCCTGCGTCCGCGGCCGCGCAAGAAGCGGGCCAGGCGCCCGGGCGGCGGCGACCGGTTCTTCGCGGGCTGGGTGCGCGCGGTGACCCGCTTCCCGCTGGTGACCGTGCTTGTCGTGATCGGCGCGCTGGGCATCGCGACGGTGCCCGCCGCGGGGCTGCGGCTCGCGCTGCCCGACGCCGGTGCGCTGCCAAGCGAGGATCCGGCGCGGGTCACCTACGACCTGGTCTCCGAGCACTTCCCGAAGGGCTTCAACGGCCCGCTGATCGTCACCGGCAACATCGTCACCAGCACCGACCCCCTGGGCCTGATGGCCGATCTCAAGGCCGAGATCGAGCGGCTGCCCGGGGTGGCCGACGTCCCGCTGGCCACCCCGAACCCGACCGCCGACACCGGTATCGTGCAGGTGATCCCGGAGGGCTCCCCGGACTCCGAGCAGACCAAGCAGCTCGTCGACGAGATCCGCTCGCTGCGCGGGCACTTCCAGCAGACCTACGGCATCGACATCTCCGTCACCGGCTTCACCGCCGTGGGCATCGACGTCTCCGACAAGCTCGGCGAGGCGCTGCTGCCGTTCGGCGTGGTGGTGGTCGGGCTGTCGCTGATCCTGCTGGCGATGGTGTTCCGCTCGATCGCCGTGCCGGTCAAGGCCGCGCTCGGCTACCTGCTCAGCATCGGCGCCTCGATGGGCATCGTGACGCTGGTGTTCCAGGACGGCTGGCTGGCCGAAGCGCTCAACGTCTCCCGCACCGGGCCGGTGATCAGCTTCATGCCGATCGTGCTGATGGGCGTGCTGTTCGGGCTCGCGATGGACTACGAGGTCTTCCTGGTCACGCGGATGCGCGAGGAGTTCGTGCACACCCGCGACGCGCGCGGTGCGGTCCACAGCGGATTCGTGTCGTCGGCCAAGGTCGTCACCGCGGCGGCGGTGATCATGTTCGCGGTGTTCGTGGCGTTCGTGCCCGAAGGCGACGCGAACCTCAAGCCGATCGCACTGGGGCTGGCCGTCGGGGTGTTCGTCGACGCGTTCGTCGTGCGCATGACGCTGGTCCCGGCCGTGCTGACGCTGCTGGGCGACAAGGCGTGGTGGATGCCGCGCGGGCTGGACCGCGTGCTGCCGTCGTTCGACGTCGAGGGCGAGAAGCTGCGCGAAGAGCTGGAGCTGCGGGACTGGCCGCGCCCCGGTTCCGACGAGGCCATCGCCTGCCAGGGTCTGCGGCTGGTGGAGCCGTCCACCGGCGCTCCGCTCTACAGCGACGTCGGATTCCTGGTGCCGCGCGGCGGGGTGCACGTCGTGCGGGGTGCCGGCGAGCCGGCGACCACCGCGCTGCTGCTGACGCTGTCCGGCCGGTTGAAGCCGGACGCGGGCAGGCTGAAGGTACTCGGCCACGTGCTGCCCGCCCGCGCCTCGGCGGTGCGCTCGCGCGTCGCCTACGTCGACGCAGGCGAGGGCGGCGCGGAGGCGGTGCGCCGCGCGCTGGCCGAGAACCCCGAGGTGCTGGTGCTGGACCGCACCGACCGGGTCTCCGACCCCGCGACCCGCCGGGAGATCCGCGCACTGCTCACCGGCTCCCGGCAGACCGTCGTCGCGGGCACCACCGGCCTGGCCGAGGTGAGCGACGTCCTGCCCGCGACCGCTTCGCCGACCGTCGCCGAACTGCGCGACGGCGCTGCCGCCACCCCCGGTGTCCTCTCCGGCGCGATCCGCTAG
- a CDS encoding YhgE/Pip domain-containing protein — protein MSPLVKGRSRFRLPVLPLLGLLLVPLAIAGLLTWSLGDPGRLKDVKAAVVNNDEPVQVNGQLAPLGRQLSAKLVGGEIRSNYSWEFATPQTAEEGLRDGTYAAVVTIPENFSAAATSFSGDPAAARRATIDVSTGDRSRLADEAISRVVTSTAANLLGQQLTTTYLDNVYVGFNTLGDKLGDASEGATSLADGANQLAGGTGKLSDGADELAKGSRALADGLGALDDGAAQLAQGTGGLSDGLGALRDQTGQLPQKVGTLAQVSAQEAQGVQQLNGGLKGMSEKLAEMSKQCPPGVLPMCNDLAVQAATAKALSDGAGQVQQASTGVSGGLNQLSGGMPALSGGIGQLADGAAQLDGGAQQLAGGLSQTRGGADKLADGADQLAGGVRGIADGARRLGDGSGQLAGGLDQAVRQLPKYPDGERDKLAKAVANPVETAGSTTLGFGASGLSLYAVLALWVGALVTFLVLRPVPERALESTRSSLRLALRQFRLPAALAVVQGVLVSVVVGTAGGLSAGQWFAAAGLLALAAVAFTAVNQALAALLGGVGRFAAMLVGLVVLANGFVAAVPAVLGQISAALPVGPAQDALRAVTDEGSPGGAPFALLLIWALSGLLVTWVAVERGRTVRATRFRPAYGVQRGLA, from the coding sequence TTGAGCCCGTTGGTGAAGGGCCGGTCCCGGTTCCGGCTCCCCGTGCTGCCCCTGCTCGGCCTGCTGCTGGTCCCCTTGGCCATCGCGGGACTGCTCACCTGGTCGCTGGGCGATCCCGGACGGCTGAAGGACGTCAAGGCCGCCGTGGTCAACAACGACGAGCCCGTGCAGGTCAACGGCCAGCTCGCCCCGCTGGGGCGCCAGCTGTCGGCCAAGCTCGTCGGCGGGGAGATCAGGAGCAACTACAGCTGGGAGTTCGCGACCCCGCAGACCGCGGAGGAGGGCCTGCGCGACGGCACCTACGCCGCGGTGGTGACGATCCCGGAGAACTTCTCCGCGGCGGCCACCTCGTTCTCCGGCGACCCGGCCGCGGCCCGGCGCGCGACCATCGACGTCAGCACCGGCGACCGCAGCCGCCTGGCCGACGAGGCGATCAGCCGTGTGGTGACCTCAACGGCCGCGAACCTGCTCGGCCAGCAGCTGACCACGACCTACCTGGACAACGTCTACGTCGGCTTCAACACCCTCGGCGACAAGCTCGGCGACGCCTCCGAGGGCGCGACCTCGCTGGCCGACGGCGCCAACCAGCTCGCGGGCGGCACCGGCAAACTCTCCGATGGCGCCGATGAGCTGGCGAAGGGCTCGCGGGCGCTGGCCGACGGTCTGGGCGCCCTCGACGACGGCGCTGCACAGCTCGCACAGGGCACCGGCGGACTCTCCGACGGGCTCGGCGCGCTGCGGGACCAGACCGGGCAGCTTCCGCAGAAGGTCGGGACGCTGGCCCAGGTCTCCGCGCAGGAGGCCCAGGGCGTGCAGCAGCTCAACGGCGGGCTCAAGGGGATGTCGGAGAAGCTCGCCGAGATGTCCAAGCAGTGCCCGCCCGGTGTCCTGCCGATGTGCAACGACCTCGCCGTCCAGGCCGCGACGGCGAAGGCCCTCAGCGACGGAGCCGGGCAGGTGCAGCAGGCCAGCACCGGCGTTTCCGGCGGCCTGAACCAGCTCTCCGGCGGGATGCCCGCGCTCAGCGGCGGTATCGGACAGCTCGCCGACGGCGCCGCGCAACTCGACGGCGGCGCCCAGCAGCTCGCCGGCGGCCTCTCTCAGACCCGGGGCGGTGCCGACAAGCTCGCCGACGGCGCGGACCAGCTCGCCGGCGGCGTGCGCGGGATCGCCGACGGTGCGCGCCGGCTCGGCGACGGGTCGGGGCAACTCGCGGGCGGACTCGACCAGGCGGTGCGGCAGCTGCCCAAGTACCCGGACGGCGAGCGGGACAAGCTGGCGAAGGCGGTGGCCAACCCGGTCGAGACCGCCGGGAGCACCACGCTCGGCTTCGGCGCCTCCGGCCTGTCGCTGTACGCGGTCCTCGCGCTGTGGGTCGGTGCGCTGGTGACGTTCCTGGTGCTGCGCCCGGTTCCGGAGCGCGCGCTGGAGTCGACCCGTTCGTCGCTGCGGCTGGCGCTGCGCCAGTTCCGGCTGCCCGCCGCGCTCGCCGTGGTGCAGGGCGTGCTGGTGAGCGTGGTCGTCGGGACAGCGGGCGGCCTCTCGGCCGGGCAGTGGTTCGCCGCCGCCGGGCTCCTGGCGCTGGCGGCGGTGGCGTTCACCGCGGTGAACCAGGCGCTCGCCGCGCTCCTGGGCGGGGTCGGGCGCTTCGCGGCGATGCTGGTCGGGCTGGTGGTGCTTGCGAACGGGTTCGTGGCGGCGGTGCCCGCGGTGCTGGGCCAGATCTCCGCGGCGCTACCGGTCGGTCCGGCGCAGGACGCCCTGCGCGCGGTCACCGACGAGGGCAGCCCCGGGGGCGCGCCTTTCGCACTGCTGCTCATCTGGGCGCTGAGTGGCCTGCTGGTGACCTGGGTCGCGGTCGAACGCGGGCGCACGGTCCGCGCCACCCGCTTCCGTCCGGCCTACGGAGTCCAGCGCGGACTGGCGTGA
- a CDS encoding HpcH/HpaI aldolase/citrate lyase family protein, whose translation MSLAPERVAAARSFLFVPGHRPDRFAKAAASGAGVVIIDLEDAVAPADKDRARGYAAEWLARGGDCAVRINPPGTAWFEEDLATALRHGCPVVVPKAEAGPALYDIGRRTRGLIPLVETASGVERAAELCATAGTVRVALGNVDLAGELGVAPGDHAALAYARSKLVFASSAANLAPPIDGVTIAIDDTAALEDDVAHACRLGFGGKLCVHPSQVPVVSDGFAPSESEREWARAVVGAGDSVTRIGGQMIDKPVLERARRILAACNGNDA comes from the coding sequence GTGAGCCTCGCCCCAGAGCGCGTCGCAGCCGCCCGCAGCTTCCTGTTCGTGCCCGGGCACCGGCCCGACCGGTTCGCCAAGGCCGCCGCGTCCGGGGCCGGCGTGGTGATCATCGACTTGGAGGATGCCGTCGCACCCGCGGACAAGGATCGCGCACGGGGCTACGCGGCCGAGTGGCTGGCACGCGGTGGCGACTGCGCTGTCCGGATCAACCCACCCGGGACCGCCTGGTTCGAGGAGGATCTCGCGACCGCGCTCCGCCACGGTTGCCCCGTCGTGGTGCCCAAGGCCGAAGCGGGCCCGGCGCTTTACGACATCGGCCGCCGGACGCGAGGTCTGATCCCGCTGGTCGAGACGGCATCGGGCGTGGAGCGGGCCGCCGAGCTGTGCGCGACGGCCGGAACCGTCCGGGTCGCCCTGGGCAACGTCGACCTCGCCGGAGAGCTCGGCGTCGCCCCCGGCGACCACGCAGCCCTGGCTTATGCGCGGTCCAAGCTCGTGTTCGCGTCGTCGGCGGCGAACCTCGCCCCGCCCATCGACGGCGTGACGATCGCGATCGACGACACCGCGGCCCTCGAAGACGACGTCGCGCATGCCTGCCGCCTCGGCTTCGGCGGGAAGCTGTGCGTGCATCCCAGCCAGGTTCCGGTCGTCTCGGACGGGTTCGCACCGTCGGAGAGCGAGCGGGAGTGGGCGCGCGCCGTCGTCGGGGCCGGCGACTCGGTCACCCGAATCGGCGGGCAGATGATCGACAAGCCGGTGCTGGAGCGAGCCCGCCGCATCCTGGCCGCCTGCAACGGCAACGACGCGTGA